TGGCGCTCGACTGCGCGGCGCAGTGGGACTTCGACGCCGAGGCGAACGGCTTCCAGCGCGCCTGCCTGTGGTGCCGGCCCGATCGGGATGCCGATGCGATATCGGGAAGCCTCGGCGCCAAGGTCGCCTGGGACGACGCAAACCTGCTCGCCCAGGTCTGGCGAACCGCGACACCGAAGTGGGTGGGCGCGGCCGAGCTCGAGCCGCGCCATGCGCCGGTTGCGGGCGTCGCGTTCGTCAATTCGCTGCTCATTCCGGTCACGCTCGGCTCGCGGGTGGTCTCGATCGTCGAGCTGCTGACGGCCAAGGCACAGCCGTACGACCCGGAGCTGCTGTCTTCGCTGCGTGCGATCGGCAGCCAGATCGGCCAGTACATGGAGCGGCGGCGGGCCGAAGACGATCTGCGAGCCGAGAAGGAATACATCGGTCACGTGCTCGCTTCGGCGCCGACGCTGATCGCGTCCATCGCCGCCGACGGCACCACGCGCTCGGTGAACCCGTCGGTACTCGAGATCACCGGCTTCACCCCGGAAGAGCTGCAGGGTCGTAATTTCTGGAAAGCGCTTTGCGACAACGACGCCAAGGTCCAGGTCGAGTGCCTGCTGCAAGCGAGCGCACAGGGCGGAATCGGCGACTATCACCTCAGCATCCGCACCCGCCGCGGCGAGCTGCGCGATCTGGCGGTGTCCGCGGCGGCACGCCGGGGTGCGGGCGGAACGCTGGTCGAATTCATCCTGGTCGGAACCGACGTGACCTTGCGCCGGCTCGACGAAGCGCGCCGCGCAACCGAATATGCAGTCGCCCGCGCGCTCACCGACGAGCAGTCCGAAAAAGAGGCCATCGAGCGCATCCTGCGCACGATCTGCAGCATGCTCGGCTGGGAGTGTGGCGTCTATCGCGTGTTCGATGCCGCCAGCCGACTCGTTTCCTGCCCCTACTCGTGGACCAAGCCGACGCCTACGCTGCACGCACTGGTCGAAACGTTGAGCGCGCCGCGACAGCTGCGCGCGAGCACGATGTACTGGCGCACGGTCGAATCACGCTATCCGCAATGGGACAACGATCTGCCCGCGCGGGTGAGCAGCGAATTGCGGCTGCGCCTGATCGAGGCCGACATCTGCTCCGCGATTTCGATCCCGGTCCAGGCGGGCGAGCGCTTCCTCGGCGCGCTGCAGTTCTTCGGCCGCTCGCACCAGCGCCCGGAAAACGTCCTGATCGAAGCGATGCAGGCGATCGGCCACCAGGTCGGGCAGTTCATCGAGCGCAAGCGGGTAGAGGCGCAACGCCAGCAGGCGGACGAGCGCCTGCGCAGCATCGCGGCCAACATCCCCGGCATCGTGTTCGAGTACCGCCTGCGGCCCGACCGGACCGCCGCGTTCGAGTTCGTCAGCGAGCGGGCATTGGACATGCTTGAGGAGACCCCCGAAACCCTGATACGCGATCCGCGCAGCATGTTCCGCCTGGTCGACCCGGCTTACCGCCGCCAGCTGCTTCGGTCCATGCGCATCTCGCGCCACAGCCGCTCGCTGTGGATCGCCGAGATGCCGATCCGGACCCGCAGCGGCCGCATCCGCTGGGTGCGCGGTCAGTCCATGCCCAAGTATCTGGACGACGGCTCGGTCGTCTGGGATGGCGTGATCGTCGACGTCACGGCCCAGAAGCAGGCCGAGCAGGCGATCCAGCAGATGAACGAGCAGCTCGAGCGGCGCGTGGCGGAGCGCACGGCGCAACTGTCAGCGGCCAACCGGGAGCTCGAATCGTTCGCCTATTCCGTCTCGCACGACCTGCGGGCGCCGTTGCGTTCGATCGACGGCTTTTCCCGCATCCTGGTCGAGGAGTACGCAGGCGGCCTGCAAGCCACCGCGCGCGACTACCTGCAGCGCGTGCGCAATGCGAGCCAGCGCATGGGTCAGTTGATCGACGACCTGCTGTCGCTCTCGCGCGTGACGCGCAGCGAGTTGAAGCGCGTTCGCACCGACATGTCCGCGATCGCCGAGGCCATCGTCCACGAGTTTCGTACCGAATCCCCCGAGCGCAGCGTCGACGTGAGCATTCATCCCGGGATACAGTGCCTCGCCGATCCCAGCCTGATGCGCATCGCGCTGCAGAATCTGCTCGGCAACGCATGGAAGTTTACCTCCAAGCAGCCAAGCGCTAGCATTGAGTTCGGAGTGTTGACGCAACGCAACAAGATGGTGTACTACGTGCGCGACGACGGGGCGGGATTCGACATGGGGCACGCCGGAAAGCTGTTCGGCGCATTCCAGCGCTTGCACTCGCCGCGCGAGTTCGAAGGCACCGGAGTCGGGCTCGCGACGGTGAGCCGCATCATCGATCGGCACGGCGGTACGGTATGGGCCGAGTCCACGCTCGGCCAGGGCGCTACCTTCTATTTCACATTGGCAGGTGGAGGCGGTCGGTCATGAATGCCCCTGCGATACTACTGGTCGAAGACAACCCCGATGACGAAGCCCTGACGTTGCGGGCGCTCGGCCGCAGCGGCTTCGGCGATCGCATCAAGGTGGTCCGCGACGGTGCGGAAGCGCTCGATTTCCTGTTCGGCCAGGGCGCCTACAGCGACCGCGACGTGAGCCGGTTGCCGACCTTGATCCTGCTCGACCTGAAACTGCCGCGCATCGACGGTCTCGAGGTGCTCAAGCGCATCCGGTCCGACCCGCGGACCGTGCTGGCCTGCGTGGTCGTGTTCACCTCCTCCGGGGAGGAGCGCGACATCCTGCATGCCTACCAGAACAACGCCAACAGCTTCGTGCGCAAGCCGGTCGCATTCGACAGCTTCTCGCAGGCGGTCGAGCAGCTTGCGCGCTATTGGCTCATGCTGAACGAATCACTCGGCGCTCTCGGCTCCACCCGCACCCAGCCCTAGCGAGCCTCCGGAAAATGCTTCACGGCTCGCTCCCTCACCCCCAACCCCTCTCCCAAAGGGAGAGGGGAGCGCAGTGCGGAAAGTGGCTGCTCAGCCACTTTCCGCAGGATCGGTAACATGTTGCTCTCGGCATCCGAATCGGCGGCGCAGCAGCGCCCGGTCCGGGTCCTCATCGTGGAGGATTCGGAGGACGATGTGCTGCTGCTCGTGTGGGAATTGAAGCGCGGCGGCTACAACCTGTACTATGAGGCGGTCGACACCCGCGTCGGGATGGAAGCGGCGCTGCGCTCGGGGCCCTGGGACATCGTCATATCGGATTATTCCATGCCGGATTTCAGCGGACTGGAAGCGCTCGCCACGCTGCGCGCGCATGCGCTCGACATTCCGTTCGTCATCGTGTCGGGCAACATCGGCGAGGACGTGGCGGTCGAAGCGATGAAAGCCGGCGCGCACGACTATGTCATGAAGCGCAACCTTTCCCGGCTCATTCCGGCGCTCGACCGGGAGCTGCGCGAAGCCGACGTGCGCCGGGCGCGCGTGCGGGCCGAGCGGGACCTGCGCGAAAACGAAGCGCGCTTTCGCGCGATCGCATCCAACATTCCGGGCACGGTGTACCAGTTCATGCTGCGCCGCGACGGCAACCGTTCCTTTCCGTATGTGAGCGGCGATTGCGCGCGCCTGCTCGGGGTGAGCCCCGAGGCTCTGCAGGCGAGCCCGGCGGTGTTCCGGGAGCTGATCCACGCGCTCGACCGCGACGGCTACGATCAGGCCCTGGAGCGCTCGGCCGAGCAGCTGACCGATCTGAACTGGGAGGGCCGCATCCAGCTCCCGGGCAGCGACGAGATCAAGTGGATCAACCTGCGCTCGAGCCCGCGCGTGCTCGAGCACGGGGCGCTGCTGTGGGAAGGTGTGATCTGGAACATCACACAGAGCAAGCTCGCCGAGATCGAGATCCGCCGCTCGCGCCAGCAGCTGCAGGAGCTGTCCGACCATGTGCAGAAGGTCAAGGAAGACGAGCGCGCCAGAATCGCGCGCGAAATCCACGACGACATCGGCGGCAACCTGACCGCGATCAAGATCGACCTGCTGTGGCTCACCAACCGCATGCCGCAAGACCAGAAGCCGCTGCACGAGAAGGCCGGGGCGATCGAACGTCTGGTGGATCGCACCATGGAAACGACCCAGCGCATCTCGCGCGATCTGCGCCCGGGGATCCTGGATCTGGGTCTGATCGCAGCCATCGAGTGGCAGGCCGAGGAGTTCCAGCGCCGCATGGCCATTCCGTGCGAAGTCACCACATCCGATGACGATGTCTATCTCGACCAGGATCTATGCGTTGCGATTTTCAGGATTTTCCAGGAAACTCTGACCAACATCAGCAAATACGCCGAGGCCACGCGGGTCGACGTGAGCCTGGTCGCCGGGGAGGACGTGGTCGTACTGGAGGTCTTCGATAATGGCCGCGGTATCGCACGCGAGCAGCTCTCCAAGCCGGGCTCGTTCGGTATCCGCGGCATGCGGGAGCGCGCGCGCTCGCTCGGCGGCGATGTCGAGATCGATGGCGTCGCGGGTGCGGGCACGCGCATCAAGGTGGAGATTCCGCTCGCTCAAGCGCCCGAGACAGGCTCGGCGTTGACGCAGAAGGCGTTGTTCTAGCGATGATTCGTGTATTGATCTGCGACGACCATGCGATTCTGCGCCGTGGGCTGAAAAATATCCTCGCCGAAACCGAGGACATGACCGTGGCCGGCGAAGCGGAGAACAGTCAGCAGGCGCTGCAACTGGTGCGCGACTCGGACTGGGACGTGGTCCTGCTGGACATCTCCATGCCCGACCGCAACGGCATCGACACGTTGAAGCTCATCAAGAAAGAGCGCCCCAAGCTCGCGGTGCTGATGCTTTCCATGCATCCCGAGAATCAGTATGCCATCCGGGCGCTCAAGGCCGGCGCCTCCGGTTACCTCACCAAGCAAAGCGCCCCGGCGCAGCTCGTAACCGCCATCCGCCAGGTGAAGCAGGGTCGCAAGTACGTGAGCCCCACGCTCGCCGAGCAGCTCGCCGCGCGTCTGGGCGAGGACATGGAAGCCGCCCCGCACGAATCGTTGTCCAACCGCGAATACCAGACCCTCACCCTGCTCTCCTCGGGCAAGACGCTGTCGGAAGTGGCGGTCGAGCTCAAGCTCTCGGTCAAGACCGTGAGCGTGTACCGCTCGCGCCTGCTGGAGAAGCTCCAGCTCAAGAACAACGCCGAGCTGACGCACTACGCGATCAAGAACGGCCTGGTCGAGTAGCCCGCTAAAGTCACACCCCCGCGTTACCGTTATGGCCTGGGTCAATCCCGGACGCGGTCGATGTCGAACGCCCTTGCCAAGAGCAATATCAAAGACGTAGCGCGCGAAGCGCTGCGCGCCTTGGTTGTGCGCAAGCTCGACCCGTCGCCGGAAAATTACCGCCGCCTGTACAACGAGATCGCCGGTGTCGACGAAGCCGCGGAAGGGTCCGCGGCCGAACAGACCCTGGGGCGCATTGCGCACGATTTTCCGCGCACCTCGCCCGAGCTGTTGCGGGTCGCCAAGGCCATGGAGCGGGCGGCCGGCAAGCGCGATTGGGGCCAGCTCGCAGGCCTGCTGCACGAGGCGAACGAGGCCATTTCGCGCTACTACGCAGCGGCGGAGAGCTGGCGCGGCTTGCTCGCCGAGCTGCTGCAGCAGTTCGACGCGAGCCACAAGGGCCTTTCGCGGCTGCGCAAGAAAGAACGCCTGGAGCGGGTGCTGGAGCTTCCTGCCAGCACGCCGGAACAGTTGCAGCAAAAGCTCGCCGCCCTGGTCAGGAGCTGGGCCGAGCTCGCCACCGAGGCGGCTGCGCCGGAGCCGGACCCGTCCCAGACGGGCGAGCTCAAGCGCCCAGCCCAGCCGCATGCCGCTGCGTTCGCCCAACCGCTAGTGCCCGACGATACGATCATGCTGTGCGATCTGCTCGCACACGTGCTCGACATCGGCATGGCGGCATTGCTCGCCTACGACCCGGCGATGGCGCTCGAAGCCGAATCGCTCGCCCAGCAGGCGCGCAGCGCGCGCGCAGCGTACGAGTTCAACGCCGTTCGCGCCGCCACCAAGTCCTTTCTGCTCAAGGTCGAGCTGACCACGTCCAATACCGCCGATCTGCACCAGGGGATTCTGCGCCTGCTGCGCCTGGTGGTGGAGAACGTGGCCGCCCTGGTGGGCGAAGACGACTGGCTGCACGGTCAGATCAGCGTGCTGGCGGAGATCGTTTCGCAACCGCTCGACCTGGTCATGATTCAGCACGCCGAGCGCAGCATCAAGGATGCGATCCTGCGCCAGGGGACGCTGCGGCATAGTCTCACCGAGGCGAAGACGGCGTTCAAGTCAATGGTGTCCGGGTTCATCGATCGCCTGGGCGAGTTCTCCACCAGCACGGGCGACTATCACGAGACGATCGAGCGGCTGTCGACCCGGATCAAGAGCACCGACGACATCATCGAGCTGAGCCGGATTCTGGACCAGGTGGCGGCCGCGACCCGTCAAGTCCAGGCCGCCACCCTGCGCTCGCGCGAGGAGACCCTGAAGACGCAGGAGGAAGTGCGTACTGCGGAACAGAAGGTCCGCGAACTGCAGACCGAGCTCAGCCGGGTGAGCGCCAAGGTGCGCGAAGACCAGCTGACCGGTGCGCTCAACCGCCGCGGGCTCGAGGAGGAATTCGATCGCTCCTGCGCCGCTTCGGAGCGGCGCCAGGAGCCGATGAGCCTGGCGCTGCTCGACATCGACGACTTCAAGAAGCTCAACGACACGCACGGCCACATGGCGGGCGACAATGCGCTCGTGCACCTGGCGAAGGTCATCCGCTCGACCGTGCGCCCGACCGACGTGGTGTGCCGCTACGGCGGCGAGGAATTCGTCATTCTCCTCCCCGGGACCAGTCTGCAGGATGCGGTCGTAGTCATCTCCAGGCTGCAGCGCGAGCTCACCAAGCGCTTCTTCCTGCACGACAATCAGCGTCTGCTGCTCACCTTCAGCGCGGGCATTGCGGAACGCCGCGGCGGCGAGACGCGCGAGCAGACGATCGGCCGCGCCGACGCGGCGATGTACCAGGCCAAGCGCTCGGGCAAGAATCGGGTGTTGGTCGCCGAATAGGCTACAACCCCTCCCGGAGGGAGCGGAAAGGGATTGTGCCTGTCTTCCCTCTCCCCCAGAGGGAGAGGGACACACCGGACGCCTTTCCTCGAAGTGCGGAAATGCCGCAACCCTCGTCGCCTACTCGCGCGCTCTTCGCCCGACCCCCGCCGTAGCATGCGGCGATGCGCTTTCGTCCGCACATCCCACTGCCCAGGACCTTGCACCCACCACGGACCTGCGGCTCGCCGCCAATCGCCCCCGCCAGGGTGGACGAACGAATACGCACGCATTGCCCGTTCTTCTCGGAGTTTCAGGCATCAATGACCGTGTGCTAACGTTTCGTCGCGATTGGGCGCAGCCTTCAAGGCAAGGGGAGATCATGAACTCGCAAGCGAGCATACGCCGGTCACGGACCAGTTCACCCAAGCCCGCTGCCGCCGAGCCCGACTCGGCCACGCCCCTGGGCGCATATCATCAGCGCGTGAACGCGCTGGCCGAGCGTATCCGGGGCACGAGCGATGTCGGCGCCATCATCGAGATGCTCAACCAGGCCATCGCCGAGACGCGGCGCCTGCGCACCCGCGAAGACGAACTGCAAGCCGCACAGCGCAAGGTGGCCGAGGCCGAGCGCAGCATCGAATCGATGAAGAGCGAGCTCGAGCAGGTGAAGGCGATGCTGCAGCAGGATCCGCTCACCGGCACGCTCAATCGCCGGGGGATCGACGAGGCGTTTCGGCAGGAGGCTTCGCGCTGCGACCGGCACGGCAGCCGGCTGTCGGTCGCCATCGTCGACCTGGATGACTTCAAGGCGCTGAACGACACGCACGGCCATCCGGTCGGCGACCGCGCGCTGGTGCACGTCTGCGCCCTGATACGCAGGACGCTGCGTCCGACGGATCGGGTCGGCCGCCTCGGCGGCGAGGAGTTTTTCGTGCTGCTGCCCGACGCCGGGCCGGACGAAGCCGCCGCCGTGATGGCCCGGGTCCAGCGCGAGCTCGCCGCCCTTCCGCTGACGGGGAGCGGCGAGACCATCGCCATCACCTTCAGCTGCGGCATCGCCGAACGCTCCGCGCACGAGCCGTTCGATGCCCTGGCGGGGCGCGCCGATGCGGCGCTATACCGGGCCAAGCGCGCAGGCAAAAACCGCTGCATCTCGGCGGCCTAAAGTTTCCGCCCGCTCCTCCGTAACAGCAAGGCTTCGCAGAACCGCGCTAAGTCCTTGCCCACGCAACACTTCTCAAGTTCCCCGAAACGTCCGCCGTAATTGCTCCCAGACAGCGGTGTCGCGCCCTCGACAGATGGGCAACCGTGTCGACGGCAAGACGCCGTTTGAGTAACCGGACACTCGGAAGGAGTGCTTGAGATGCCTCAGGTCATCACCACCAATCTCGCGTCTTTGAACGCGCAACGCAACTTAAACGCATCACAATCGAGCCTCTCGACCGCCCTGCAACGGCTGTCGTCGGGGCTTCGCATCAACAGCGCCCGCGACGACGCGGCCGGGCTTTCGATCTCCCAGCGCCTGACCTCGCAGATCAACGGCCTGAACCAGGCGGTTCGCAACGCCAACGACGGCATTTCGCTGTCGCAAACGGCCGAAGGCGCCCTGCAGGAAAGCGGCAACATCCTGCAGCGCATCCGCCAGCTCGCGATCCAGTCGGCCAACGACTCGAACAGCGCGGCCGACCGCAAGGCGCTGCAAGCTGAAGTGTCGCAGCTCACCAGCGAGCTCAACCGCATCGCCAACACCACGACCTTCAACGGCAAGAAGGTGCTCGACGGCTCCTTCGCCGGCCAGAAGTTCCAGGTCGGCGCCGATGCGAACCAGACGATCGACGTGACGATCTCCGATGCGCGCGCCACCGCACTTGGAAACTACGGCTATAACAGCACGAACGACGTGGCGACCTTCGGAATCGAAGTCGCGACGGCCGCCGGTGCAGGGCTTGGCGCCAACAACTTCAAAGCCCAGGCAGTCACCATCAACGGCTCGCTCGGACAATCGACCATTGCCAACACCACGCTTGTAGCCGGTTCTACGGCACGCTCCATCGCCGCCGAAGTCAACAACGTTACCGGCTCCACCGGCGTCACCGCCGCCGCCCGCACGACCGCCACCCTCGGCGGCTTGTCCGCGGCAGGCAACTTCACCTTCAACCTGTACGGCCAGAACACGACCGCGGTGCAGATCTCCGCGACCGTGACCAGCACCACCGACCTGACCGCGATTCGCGACGCGATCAATGCGCAGACCGGACTGACCGGCATTACCGCGGAAGGCACCGGCGCATCGCTCAGTTTGGTTCAAGCCGAGGGCTACAACATCGGCCTGGCAGATGTACTCGGCACCGGCACCGCGACGCTGACGCTGGCCGGCGGTGAAGGTGCGGCTGCCACGCTCGGGGCGTTGACCACGACCGACTCGTCGACTGTCGGCGGGCAGGTGACGTTCAACTCCGAGAACGCCTTCACCGTCAGCTCGAGCCTCGCCGGCGCAGCCGGTGGTTTGTTCGGGTCGGCCGCAGCGGCCAATGCCGGCACGACGGGCGCCCTCTCGGCCGTCGGCTCGGTCAGCATCGCGTCCCAGACGGGCGCGAACTCCGCGATCTCCGTGCTCGACGCGGCGCTGCAGAAGCTGTCCTCGATCCGTGCCGACCTCGGTGCGGTGCAGAACCGCTTCGGCTCCACCATCGCCAACCTCGAGACCACCTCGGAGAACCTCGAAGCCGCACGCTCGCGTGTGCGCGACGCCGACTTCGCAGCGGAAACGGCGGCGCTCACGCGCGGCCAGATCCTGCAGCAGGCCGGCACCGCGATTCTCGCCCAGGCGAACGCGCTGCCCAACGGCGTGCTCGCACTGCTCCGCGGCTAATCGCGATCGCGATAACGGCGGCCAGCCCGAACGGCTGGCCGTCGGTTTCGCTCCGACCTCATCATGATCCATCCAGCCTCATCGCTCGACTCGGTCCAGTCGGCAGCCAAGCCGCAAGGCGGCGCTTCCGCCAGGGACACTGCGGGCAGCGTGTCGCAGCCGGCACCGCGGGCCGACCACGAGGCTGTCGTGCGTGAAGCGGTGGCGGCCATCAACCAGGCAGCCAAGGCGCTCAACGCCAGCGTTGAGCTCTCCATCGATTCCGACTCGGGACGCGCGATCGTGCGTGTCGTCGATACCGAGACCCGAAAACTCATTCGCCAGATCCCGACCGAGGAAGCGCTCGAACTGCGCCGCGCGCTCGATCGTATCGCCGGCTTGCTCATTCACCGAACGGCATGATTGTTGCTCGATGCAGCATCGCCCGCGTAGCACCTGAGCAATTTCCGGAAATGCAGCACTGAACATGGCCATATCCTCTCCTGGAATCGGATCCAAGCTCGATGTCAACAGCATCGTCGAGCAACTCATGGCGCTCGAGCGCCGTCCCCTGCAGGCGCTGGTTCGCAAGGAAGCCGGCTTTCAGGCGCAATTGTCCGCGTTCGGCACGTTGAAGAGCTCGCTCACGTCGTTCCAGAGTGCCGTGCAGGCGCTGAACGACGTGAACAAGTTCCAGGCATACAAGGCCTCGATCGGCGCCACCGCTGTGGCGACCGTCACGGCGGCAAATTCTGCCGTGCCCGGCAGTTATTCGCTCGAGGTCACGCAGCTCGCGCAGGCGCAGAAGCTGGTCGCGGCTGGCCAGACCAGCACCAGCAGTGCGATCGGCGCCGGCACCATCACCTTCGAGCTCGGCACCATCAGCGGCGGCAGCTTCGACGACGTGACGGGCCAATACACGGGAGCGAGCTTCGCCGCCGACGGCGCCGGCGCCAAGACGGTCACGATCGGCGCATCCAACAATACGCTCGCCGGCATTCGCGACGCCATCAATGCCGCCAAGATCGGCGTGACCGCGTCGATTGTCAACGACGGCAGCGGCACGCCCTATCGACTCGCCTTGAGTGTCGCCGATACCGGCGCCGCCAGTAGCGTGCGCATCTCGGTGGCGGGCGATGCGGCGCTGTCGAGCCTGATCGCGCACGATCCCGCCGGCACACAGAACCTGGCCGAGACGGTGAGCGCGCGCAATGCCACCTTCGAGGTCGACGGCGTGGCAATCACCAAGCCGAAAAACATCGTGAACGACGTGATCGAAGGCGTGACGCTCAACTTGCTGAGCGCCAACGCGGGAGCCCTCACCGCGATCACCGTGGTTCGCGATTCGGGGGCGATCAAGACTTCGGTCGATGCGCTGGCGAAGGCGTACAACGAGCTCAATGCGACCATCAAGAACGTCTCGTCGTTCAACCCGGCCACCAAGCAGGGCACGGTACTGCAGGGCGACGTGACGGTGATCACGCTGCAATCGCGCATCCGCACGGCGCTCTCCAGCGCCCTCACCGGCGTCTCGGGCAACTACAACAACCTTTCGCAGATCGGCGTGACCTTCCAGAAGGACGGCACGCTGAGCGTCGACTCGGCCAAGTTCGAAGCCGCGCTCGCCGACTCGCCCAACGACATCGCGGCGCTGTTCGCCTCGCTGGGCAAAGCGACCGATGGGGCCGTGCGTTACGTTGGCGCGACCGATGCCACCAAGCCGGGCGACTACGCGGTGTCGATCAGCCGCCTGGCGACCCAGGGCGCCCAGGTCGGATCGGCTGCGGCCGGGCTTACGATCACCGCGGGCGTGAACGATTCCTTCACCGTGAACGTGGACGGCGAGAGCGCGGTCATAACGCTCGCGGCGGGCAACTATGCCACCGCCGCCGACCTCGCCCGGGAAGTGCAATCCAAGATCAACGGCGCGCAAGCGATCGCTGCCGCCGGCACGACCGTCTCCGTAACCGAAAGCGGGGGGGTTCTGACCCTTACTTCCGGGCGTTACGGATCGGCCTCCAGTGTTCAAATCAGCAGTGGCAATGCCCTCGCCGGCCTGCTCGGCGGCGCTCCGGTAACGACCGCCGGGCTCGACGTGGAAGGCACCATCAACGGTGCGGCCGCATCGGGCTCGGGCCAGGTGCTCACCGATCTCGGCTCGGGGCCTTCGTCGGGGCTGAAGATCGAGATCACCGGGGGAGCCCTCGGGACGCGCGGAGCCGTGTACTTCTCGCGCGGCTACGCCGACACGCTGGACAAGCTGGTCGAGAGCTTCATCGAAACGGACGGGGCCATTGCGGCGCGCACCAACGGAATCGATGCATCGATCGAGACCATCAAGGACCGCGGGGTGGAAATGGAACGCAGGCTGCAGGACGTCGAGACGCGCATCCGGGCGCAGTTCGTCGCCCTGGACACGCTGCTCGGACGCATGAGCACCACCAGCGAGTTCCTCACCCGGCAGCTCGCCATCCTGGAAACGCAAACCA
The genomic region above belongs to Betaproteobacteria bacterium and contains:
- a CDS encoding PAS domain S-box protein; its protein translation is RQAAIEGTAALLISALALTLAVLFDRHLRRREESVAQLHENQAELTEVHRIARLGSWRIEARTGTIDWGAQAASLLGVPTALVPTLERLLEKVLEEDRPRVQRAWAALMAQGHLDVEFRTLRESGEVRWLRARAEAPAPAEHSPYRARGTLSDVTDERRAEQAVQHLAAVVESTEDAIFSASADGHILSWNRGATRMFGYRPEETIGHRLSELLPPNEAQQATRLIARAASGEAIEGLETELSIKGERTIHIAVTLSPLRDASGRVTAASAVARDITSRREAERRRLVEHRVAQLLAESAPLGNTMPRILETLCQSLALDCAAQWDFDAEANGFQRACLWCRPDRDADAISGSLGAKVAWDDANLLAQVWRTATPKWVGAAELEPRHAPVAGVAFVNSLLIPVTLGSRVVSIVELLTAKAQPYDPELLSSLRAIGSQIGQYMERRRAEDDLRAEKEYIGHVLASAPTLIASIAADGTTRSVNPSVLEITGFTPEELQGRNFWKALCDNDAKVQVECLLQASAQGGIGDYHLSIRTRRGELRDLAVSAAARRGAGGTLVEFILVGTDVTLRRLDEARRATEYAVARALTDEQSEKEAIERILRTICSMLGWECGVYRVFDAASRLVSCPYSWTKPTPTLHALVETLSAPRQLRASTMYWRTVESRYPQWDNDLPARVSSELRLRLIEADICSAISIPVQAGERFLGALQFFGRSHQRPENVLIEAMQAIGHQVGQFIERKRVEAQRQQADERLRSIAANIPGIVFEYRLRPDRTAAFEFVSERALDMLEETPETLIRDPRSMFRLVDPAYRRQLLRSMRISRHSRSLWIAEMPIRTRSGRIRWVRGQSMPKYLDDGSVVWDGVIVDVTAQKQAEQAIQQMNEQLERRVAERTAQLSAANRELESFAYSVSHDLRAPLRSIDGFSRILVEEYAGGLQATARDYLQRVRNASQRMGQLIDDLLSLSRVTRSELKRVRTDMSAIAEAIVHEFRTESPERSVDVSIHPGIQCLADPSLMRIALQNLLGNAWKFTSKQPSASIEFGVLTQRNKMVYYVRDDGAGFDMGHAGKLFGAFQRLHSPREFEGTGVGLATVSRIIDRHGGTVWAESTLGQGATFYFTLAGGGGRS
- a CDS encoding response regulator; the encoded protein is MNAPAILLVEDNPDDEALTLRALGRSGFGDRIKVVRDGAEALDFLFGQGAYSDRDVSRLPTLILLDLKLPRIDGLEVLKRIRSDPRTVLACVVVFTSSGEERDILHAYQNNANSFVRKPVAFDSFSQAVEQLARYWLMLNESLGALGSTRTQP
- a CDS encoding response regulator; this encodes MLLSASESAAQQRPVRVLIVEDSEDDVLLLVWELKRGGYNLYYEAVDTRVGMEAALRSGPWDIVISDYSMPDFSGLEALATLRAHALDIPFVIVSGNIGEDVAVEAMKAGAHDYVMKRNLSRLIPALDRELREADVRRARVRAERDLRENEARFRAIASNIPGTVYQFMLRRDGNRSFPYVSGDCARLLGVSPEALQASPAVFRELIHALDRDGYDQALERSAEQLTDLNWEGRIQLPGSDEIKWINLRSSPRVLEHGALLWEGVIWNITQSKLAEIEIRRSRQQLQELSDHVQKVKEDERARIAREIHDDIGGNLTAIKIDLLWLTNRMPQDQKPLHEKAGAIERLVDRTMETTQRISRDLRPGILDLGLIAAIEWQAEEFQRRMAIPCEVTTSDDDVYLDQDLCVAIFRIFQETLTNISKYAEATRVDVSLVAGEDVVVLEVFDNGRGIAREQLSKPGSFGIRGMRERARSLGGDVEIDGVAGAGTRIKVEIPLAQAPETGSALTQKALF
- a CDS encoding response regulator; the encoded protein is MIRVLICDDHAILRRGLKNILAETEDMTVAGEAENSQQALQLVRDSDWDVVLLDISMPDRNGIDTLKLIKKERPKLAVLMLSMHPENQYAIRALKAGASGYLTKQSAPAQLVTAIRQVKQGRKYVSPTLAEQLAARLGEDMEAAPHESLSNREYQTLTLLSSGKTLSEVAVELKLSVKTVSVYRSRLLEKLQLKNNAELTHYAIKNGLVE
- a CDS encoding diguanylate cyclase, coding for MSNALAKSNIKDVAREALRALVVRKLDPSPENYRRLYNEIAGVDEAAEGSAAEQTLGRIAHDFPRTSPELLRVAKAMERAAGKRDWGQLAGLLHEANEAISRYYAAAESWRGLLAELLQQFDASHKGLSRLRKKERLERVLELPASTPEQLQQKLAALVRSWAELATEAAAPEPDPSQTGELKRPAQPHAAAFAQPLVPDDTIMLCDLLAHVLDIGMAALLAYDPAMALEAESLAQQARSARAAYEFNAVRAATKSFLLKVELTTSNTADLHQGILRLLRLVVENVAALVGEDDWLHGQISVLAEIVSQPLDLVMIQHAERSIKDAILRQGTLRHSLTEAKTAFKSMVSGFIDRLGEFSTSTGDYHETIERLSTRIKSTDDIIELSRILDQVAAATRQVQAATLRSREETLKTQEEVRTAEQKVRELQTELSRVSAKVREDQLTGALNRRGLEEEFDRSCAASERRQEPMSLALLDIDDFKKLNDTHGHMAGDNALVHLAKVIRSTVRPTDVVCRYGGEEFVILLPGTSLQDAVVVISRLQRELTKRFFLHDNQRLLLTFSAGIAERRGGETREQTIGRADAAMYQAKRSGKNRVLVAE
- a CDS encoding diguanylate cyclase — its product is MNSQASIRRSRTSSPKPAAAEPDSATPLGAYHQRVNALAERIRGTSDVGAIIEMLNQAIAETRRLRTREDELQAAQRKVAEAERSIESMKSELEQVKAMLQQDPLTGTLNRRGIDEAFRQEASRCDRHGSRLSVAIVDLDDFKALNDTHGHPVGDRALVHVCALIRRTLRPTDRVGRLGGEEFFVLLPDAGPDEAAAVMARVQRELAALPLTGSGETIAITFSCGIAERSAHEPFDALAGRADAALYRAKRAGKNRCISAA
- a CDS encoding flagellin, with the translated sequence MPQVITTNLASLNAQRNLNASQSSLSTALQRLSSGLRINSARDDAAGLSISQRLTSQINGLNQAVRNANDGISLSQTAEGALQESGNILQRIRQLAIQSANDSNSAADRKALQAEVSQLTSELNRIANTTTFNGKKVLDGSFAGQKFQVGADANQTIDVTISDARATALGNYGYNSTNDVATFGIEVATAAGAGLGANNFKAQAVTINGSLGQSTIANTTLVAGSTARSIAAEVNNVTGSTGVTAAARTTATLGGLSAAGNFTFNLYGQNTTAVQISATVTSTTDLTAIRDAINAQTGLTGITAEGTGASLSLVQAEGYNIGLADVLGTGTATLTLAGGEGAAATLGALTTTDSSTVGGQVTFNSENAFTVSSSLAGAAGGLFGSAAAANAGTTGALSAVGSVSIASQTGANSAISVLDAALQKLSSIRADLGAVQNRFGSTIANLETTSENLEAARSRVRDADFAAETAALTRGQILQQAGTAILAQANALPNGVLALLRG